One genomic segment of Aquipluma nitroreducens includes these proteins:
- a CDS encoding glycoside hydrolase family 43 protein has translation MKINIRFSAIVTLIAAGSMLEFNANAQTEAKKQLVPTVTIPAPPGSKGFGMPQPAKPGATTPPPMIPRVSASVTEQRAITTTTLDELSMSDPYILADDATKTYYLTSSGGCIYKSTDLKNWTGPYGAYDTRGTWMEGINFVAAAEIHKVNGKYYYAASFGDRKELVDVVPRRYNVYRHQTMILESDKAEGPFKLKNPDPNYDYLPHHLDIIDGTIYVENGQSYMVFVNEWMQTFDGTIEYVKLSPDLSKTISEPMMLFRATESPCPLEMVGNGEMTYGLKIPGWVTDGPQLFRTKTGKLGMLWASWGAKRYLECVAYSQSGTIDGPWIQEEKPFMDDNTGHGMLFRTFDGKLLLSIHHAEGDGPRKPQLWEVDDSGDKLVLGKRFNP, from the coding sequence ATGAAAATAAATATTCGATTTTCAGCAATCGTTACTTTAATTGCGGCTGGGTCAATGCTGGAATTCAATGCGAATGCTCAAACTGAGGCAAAAAAGCAACTTGTTCCCACGGTGACCATTCCGGCACCTCCCGGATCGAAAGGATTTGGGATGCCGCAACCCGCTAAACCCGGAGCAACTACACCGCCGCCGATGATTCCAAGGGTAAGCGCAAGTGTAACCGAACAACGCGCGATTACAACAACTACATTGGATGAGCTGAGCATGAGCGACCCGTATATTTTGGCTGACGATGCCACTAAGACCTATTACCTGACTAGTAGCGGAGGCTGTATTTACAAAAGTACCGACCTGAAAAACTGGACCGGACCTTATGGCGCCTACGATACCCGCGGAACCTGGATGGAAGGAATCAACTTTGTTGCTGCTGCCGAAATCCACAAAGTGAATGGCAAATATTATTACGCAGCTTCATTTGGCGACCGGAAAGAGTTGGTCGATGTGGTTCCACGCCGGTACAATGTTTACCGTCATCAAACCATGATTTTGGAATCGGATAAAGCTGAAGGTCCTTTTAAACTAAAGAATCCTGATCCGAATTACGATTATCTGCCTCATCACCTGGATATTATTGACGGGACGATTTATGTTGAAAATGGTCAGTCTTATATGGTTTTTGTCAATGAATGGATGCAGACATTCGATGGTACTATTGAGTACGTGAAACTTTCTCCGGACCTAAGCAAAACGATCAGTGAACCAATGATGCTTTTCCGCGCTACTGAATCACCCTGCCCACTCGAAATGGTTGGCAATGGCGAAATGACCTATGGCCTTAAAATTCCGGGCTGGGTAACCGATGGCCCACAGTTGTTCCGCACCAAAACCGGGAAACTGGGTATGTTGTGGGCTTCCTGGGGTGCCAAACGTTACCTAGAATGTGTAGCTTACTCGCAGTCGGGCACCATCGACGGTCCCTGGATTCAGGAAGAAAAACCATTTATGGACGATAACACTGGTCACGGAATGCTGTTCAGGACATTCGACGGAAAACTTTTGCTGAGCATTCATCATGCCGAAGGCGATGGCCCACGCAAACCACAGCTTTGGGAAGTTGACGATTCGGGTGATAAACTGGTATTGGGAAAAAGATTTAATCCTTAA
- a CDS encoding sialate O-acetylesterase: protein MKFKLGIIALVGILAASINAFSQDLNFHIYLCIGQSNMEGAARAELQDSTVNPRFQVMEAVNCDNLGRKMGNWYPAIPPLCRCKTNLGPTDYFGRTMVANLPDKVKVGVIVVAIGGCKIELFDKDNYASYAETAPVWMKGMIKEYDGNPYGRLVEMAKLAQKDGVIKGILLHQGESNPNDSLWTRKVKGVYDNLMKDLNLEPKNVPLLAGETVNADQQGVCASMNAIIATLPQTLPNSYVISSAGCVDGPDNLHFSTAGYRELGKRYAEKMLLLLGYKISATE, encoded by the coding sequence ATGAAATTTAAACTTGGAATAATCGCATTGGTTGGAATTCTTGCTGCGAGCATAAACGCTTTCTCTCAGGATCTCAATTTTCATATTTATCTCTGTATCGGTCAGTCGAACATGGAAGGTGCAGCTCGTGCCGAGCTTCAGGATTCAACTGTTAATCCGCGCTTTCAGGTCATGGAGGCCGTTAACTGCGACAACCTTGGCCGGAAAATGGGCAACTGGTATCCGGCAATACCGCCGCTGTGTCGCTGCAAAACCAATTTGGGTCCGACCGATTATTTCGGTAGAACAATGGTTGCCAATCTTCCGGATAAAGTGAAAGTGGGGGTGATTGTAGTAGCTATCGGTGGCTGCAAGATTGAGCTTTTCGATAAAGACAATTACGCTTCGTATGCTGAAACTGCGCCCGTTTGGATGAAAGGCATGATCAAGGAATACGATGGAAATCCATACGGACGCCTGGTTGAAATGGCTAAACTGGCTCAGAAGGATGGTGTTATCAAAGGCATTTTGCTGCATCAGGGTGAATCGAATCCAAACGACAGTCTTTGGACTCGAAAAGTGAAAGGCGTTTACGATAACCTGATGAAAGACTTAAATCTCGAACCTAAAAATGTGCCGCTACTTGCTGGCGAAACCGTGAATGCTGATCAGCAAGGCGTTTGTGCCAGTATGAATGCCATCATAGCCACACTTCCACAAACACTGCCTAATTCGTATGTCATTTCTTCAGCAGGTTGTGTTGATGGCCCTGACAATCTGCATTTCAGCACTGCCGGTTACCGCGAACTGGGGAAACGATATGCAGAGAAGATGCTTTTGCTTTTGGGTTATAAAATCTCTGCTACAGAATAA
- a CDS encoding alpha/beta hydrolase: MKIGKNIAAFLLVLAMSGGYCLAQSPAKVVEDFKPSSVNQPGKEFPQVNSEGRVRVQISAPEAHKVQLDISAVKYDLVKDEKGVWTGESAPQDEGFHYYQLWVDGAAVPDPGSLYFYGASRWGSGIEIPAKDQDFYAVKNVPHGQVIELPYFSKTNNDMRRCFIYTPPGYDKDTNKRYPVLYLQHGGGENETGWASQGHANLIMDNLIAEGKVKSFIIVMDNGTWAMTGPRPADRSAGTWPPKGWADGFMKTLLEDIIPLIDANYRTIADQEHRAMAGLSMGGMQTRVITLAHPEVFSHVGIFSGGSITMEDLANSPAFKEKNKMVFVSYGSRELENTRAGFGGNPKENQDKLKEAGLNTHFYVSPQTAHEWQSWRRGLHEFAPLLFTK, translated from the coding sequence ATGAAAATTGGAAAAAATATTGCTGCCTTCCTGTTGGTGCTGGCGATGAGCGGAGGGTACTGTTTGGCACAGTCTCCGGCAAAAGTTGTTGAAGATTTTAAACCTTCGTCGGTTAATCAGCCGGGGAAAGAATTTCCTCAGGTAAATTCTGAAGGCCGCGTTCGGGTTCAGATTTCAGCTCCAGAAGCACACAAAGTTCAGCTCGACATCAGTGCCGTGAAATACGACCTCGTTAAAGATGAAAAAGGCGTCTGGACGGGAGAATCAGCTCCTCAGGACGAAGGTTTTCACTATTACCAGCTTTGGGTTGACGGAGCAGCTGTTCCTGATCCCGGCAGTCTGTATTTTTACGGAGCCAGCCGTTGGGGAAGCGGTATCGAAATTCCGGCGAAAGATCAGGATTTCTACGCGGTAAAAAATGTTCCGCACGGACAGGTCATCGAGTTACCTTATTTTTCGAAGACCAACAATGACATGCGTCGTTGTTTCATCTACACGCCTCCTGGTTACGACAAGGATACCAACAAACGCTATCCGGTTTTATACCTGCAACATGGCGGTGGCGAAAACGAAACCGGCTGGGCGAGTCAGGGGCATGCCAACCTGATCATGGATAACCTGATTGCTGAAGGAAAAGTTAAGTCCTTTATTATTGTGATGGACAACGGCACCTGGGCTATGACAGGCCCACGCCCTGCTGATCGCAGCGCCGGAACCTGGCCACCCAAAGGATGGGCCGATGGTTTTATGAAAACCTTGCTCGAAGACATTATTCCGCTGATCGACGCCAACTACCGTACGATTGCCGATCAGGAACACCGCGCCATGGCCGGACTTTCGATGGGCGGCATGCAAACCCGCGTGATTACCCTCGCTCATCCTGAAGTATTCTCGCACGTCGGCATTTTCAGTGGTGGCAGCATCACTATGGAAGATTTGGCAAATTCACCCGCATTTAAAGAAAAAAACAAGATGGTTTTTGTTAGCTACGGGAGCCGCGAGTTGGAAAATACAAGAGCTGGTTTTGGCGGAAATCCAAAAGAAAATCAGGACAAATTAAAAGAAGCAGGCTTGAATACGCATTTCTATGTTTCTCCACAAACAGCTCACGAATGGCAAAGCTGGAGACGCGGCCTGCATGAATTTGCACCACTTTTATTCACCAAATAA
- a CDS encoding alpha/beta hydrolase-fold protein yields the protein MKKRILLISLLALLSQGICLAQPNQTKAVEDFKPSSVNQQGKQFPQVNSERRVRVSISAPEALKVQLDIGGVKYDMVKDDKGVWTGESAPQDEGFHYYQLNVDGASVPDQGTKYFYGAGRWGSGIEIPATDQEFYALKDVPHGLVSENTYFSKITNSFRRCFVYTPAGYEKDAKTRYPVLYLQHGSFEDETGWASQGKANLILDNLIAAGKAVQMIIVMDNGYAYKPQSGETNGRLASAFEEVMIQEIIPMIDAKFRTIADREHRAIAGLSMGANQTMRIIMNNLGKFASYGGFSGTSNYPSSDEIDPATFLDGKFKDGAALNKQLKIFWLGLGTKEPKPFPGSVGAFRKMLEKQGIKYVYYESPETAHEWLTWRRDLNEFAQRLFK from the coding sequence ATGAAGAAAAGAATTTTACTGATTTCACTATTAGCCTTGCTTTCGCAAGGAATATGCCTTGCTCAGCCAAATCAAACAAAAGCAGTTGAAGACTTCAAACCTTCTTCGGTAAACCAGCAGGGCAAGCAATTTCCGCAGGTTAACTCTGAGCGGCGGGTTCGTGTGAGTATTTCTGCTCCTGAAGCCCTGAAAGTTCAGCTGGATATTGGCGGCGTAAAATACGACATGGTGAAGGATGATAAAGGCGTCTGGACTGGCGAATCGGCTCCGCAGGACGAAGGTTTTCACTATTACCAGTTGAATGTCGATGGTGCTTCGGTACCCGATCAGGGAACGAAATATTTCTACGGAGCTGGCCGTTGGGGAAGCGGTATCGAAATTCCGGCCACTGATCAGGAATTTTATGCCTTGAAGGATGTTCCTCATGGGCTGGTGAGCGAGAATACCTATTTCTCTAAAATCACCAATTCATTCCGTAGGTGTTTTGTTTATACCCCCGCAGGCTATGAAAAAGATGCTAAAACCCGCTACCCGGTGCTTTATCTTCAGCACGGAAGTTTTGAAGATGAAACAGGATGGGCATCGCAGGGAAAAGCAAACCTGATACTGGACAACCTGATTGCTGCAGGGAAAGCTGTCCAGATGATTATTGTGATGGACAACGGCTACGCCTATAAACCGCAAAGTGGAGAAACCAATGGACGTCTGGCCTCTGCTTTTGAGGAAGTGATGATTCAGGAAATCATCCCAATGATCGATGCCAAATTCAGAACAATTGCTGACCGCGAACACCGCGCCATTGCCGGATTGTCGATGGGAGCCAATCAAACCATGCGCATCATCATGAACAACCTCGGCAAATTCGCCTCGTATGGTGGTTTTAGCGGTACTTCCAATTACCCAAGTTCCGACGAAATTGATCCGGCAACATTTCTCGACGGGAAATTTAAAGATGGAGCGGCCCTCAATAAACAGCTAAAAATTTTCTGGCTTGGATTGGGAACCAAAGAGCCCAAACCATTTCCGGGTTCGGTAGGAGCTTTCAGAAAAATGCTTGAAAAACAAGGGATCAAATACGTGTATTACGAATCACCTGAAACGGCCCACGAATGGCTAACCTGGCGCAGAGATCTTAACGAGTTTGCACAACGGTTATTTAAATAG
- a CDS encoding alpha/beta hydrolase-fold protein, protein MKKYSIILFLFLSILGLQCFAQTSQPTITDDFKPSTLNQPGKEYPQVNSQGYARFKIEAPQAQSVVVSLGLGGAKGGTPLTKGDDGFWTGTTAGPMDEGFHYYHVTIDGGVFNDPGACNYYGSVRWESGIEIPAHDQDFYALKDVPHGNVQQILFPSPSTKTSRRAFVYTPPGYGADKSKRYPVLYLQHGWGEDETAWSNQGHANLIMDNLIAEGKIKPFIIVMTYGMTNEIKWGGIRSFDITPFQTVLCDELIPYVDAHFNTIADQPHRAMAGLSMGGMETHTITLNKPEVFSHYALLSGGIYKPEEIKDKSKVKLIFTSCGSRENPDGVKKSIEDMKAAGFNAVSYVSENTAHEFLTWRRSLKELAPLLFKD, encoded by the coding sequence ATGAAAAAATATTCAATAATTCTGTTCTTATTTTTGAGCATTTTAGGTTTGCAGTGCTTCGCACAAACAAGCCAGCCAACGATTACCGATGATTTCAAACCTTCAACCCTGAATCAACCGGGTAAAGAGTATCCACAGGTAAACTCTCAAGGTTATGCCCGTTTTAAAATAGAAGCGCCACAGGCACAAAGTGTCGTGGTAAGCTTGGGATTGGGCGGTGCCAAAGGCGGTACTCCGCTCACCAAAGGTGACGATGGTTTTTGGACAGGTACTACCGCTGGTCCAATGGACGAAGGCTTTCATTATTACCACGTAACCATCGATGGCGGTGTTTTTAACGATCCGGGAGCTTGTAATTACTATGGCTCTGTTCGTTGGGAAAGCGGAATCGAAATACCGGCACACGATCAGGATTTCTATGCGTTGAAGGACGTTCCTCATGGCAATGTGCAGCAAATTTTATTTCCGTCGCCAAGCACCAAAACTTCGCGCAGGGCTTTTGTTTACACACCTCCGGGCTATGGTGCCGACAAAAGCAAACGTTATCCGGTGCTCTACCTGCAACACGGCTGGGGCGAAGACGAAACAGCATGGAGCAACCAGGGACATGCTAACCTGATTATGGACAACCTGATTGCTGAAGGAAAAATCAAGCCATTCATCATCGTGATGACCTACGGAATGACCAACGAAATTAAGTGGGGCGGAATCAGAAGTTTCGATATCACTCCATTCCAGACAGTTCTGTGTGACGAATTGATTCCTTATGTCGATGCTCATTTCAATACAATAGCCGATCAGCCGCACCGTGCTATGGCCGGCCTTTCAATGGGCGGCATGGAAACTCACACCATTACACTGAACAAACCAGAAGTGTTCTCGCATTATGCGCTTTTGAGCGGTGGAATTTATAAACCCGAAGAAATTAAAGACAAATCGAAAGTGAAACTGATTTTTACAAGCTGTGGAAGCCGCGAAAATCCGGATGGCGTGAAGAAATCGATTGAAGATATGAAAGCTGCCGGTTTTAATGCGGTTTCGTATGTGTCAGAGAATACAGCTCATGAATTTTTGACCTGGCGTCGTAGCCTGAAAGAATTGGCTCCGCTTCTGTTTAAAGATTAA
- a CDS encoding carboxylesterase/lipase family protein, with protein sequence MKKIVGLVLMLMVFVAVQSFAQQPSPVKVQEGLVQGTLEDGLTVYKGIPFAAPPVGELRWKAPQPAAKWEGVRQATKFAPAPMQGGNPPSGKSEDCLYLNIWTPAKSASDKIPVMVYIYGGGFAGGYTSDPWISGEKLAKKGVILVSTAYRVNQLGFLSHPELSAESPNHVSGNYGILDQIAALKWIQKNIAAFGGDPSKVTIFGESAGAISVSMLCASPLAKGLISGAISQSGGSFGPTRPTTFPGENMKTLKQAEENGKTYVQKAGVSSIADLRKIEADKVPSGFGMPGGWPITDGYVIPDDQHKLYEAGKYNDVPVLIGYNSDEGASFSREKTPEEYFAGVRARYGKFAEELIKAYPAAENSVPKTARDLARDAAFGWQTWAWANLQSKTGKSKVYYYYFDQHPDYPKESPKYGYGSPHAQDVSYVFQHLDTKNPETTKSDLEISEAMATYWTNFAKYGNPNGDDFPEWPAFSEANPKVMYFSQKPFVGSVPSAESLKVLDRYFEWRRSPEGEAWAK encoded by the coding sequence ATGAAAAAAATAGTTGGTTTAGTTTTAATGTTAATGGTGTTTGTTGCTGTGCAAAGTTTTGCGCAGCAGCCTTCACCTGTAAAAGTTCAGGAAGGATTAGTGCAGGGAACCCTTGAAGACGGGTTAACCGTTTACAAAGGAATTCCGTTTGCAGCACCGCCAGTTGGCGAATTGCGCTGGAAAGCTCCGCAACCTGCAGCAAAATGGGAAGGTGTGCGGCAGGCAACCAAATTTGCTCCGGCCCCGATGCAGGGAGGCAACCCTCCTTCAGGAAAAAGCGAAGACTGCCTATACCTGAACATCTGGACACCGGCAAAATCAGCCAGCGACAAAATTCCGGTCATGGTATATATTTATGGCGGCGGATTTGCCGGTGGTTATACTTCCGATCCCTGGATTAGCGGCGAAAAGCTGGCGAAAAAGGGCGTTATCCTGGTAAGTACTGCCTATAGGGTCAACCAGTTGGGATTTTTGTCTCATCCTGAATTAAGCGCCGAAAGTCCCAATCATGTTTCAGGAAATTATGGGATACTCGACCAGATAGCCGCACTGAAATGGATACAAAAGAACATTGCCGCATTTGGTGGTGATCCGTCGAAAGTAACCATTTTTGGCGAGTCGGCCGGAGCCATTTCGGTAAGCATGTTGTGCGCTTCTCCGCTGGCAAAAGGATTAATCAGCGGCGCTATTTCGCAAAGCGGCGGTTCGTTCGGACCAACCCGCCCAACAACATTCCCGGGCGAGAACATGAAAACACTGAAACAAGCCGAAGAAAACGGTAAAACGTATGTGCAAAAAGCAGGCGTTTCGTCGATTGCCGACCTCCGGAAAATTGAAGCAGACAAAGTTCCTTCCGGTTTTGGAATGCCGGGCGGCTGGCCAATCACCGATGGATACGTGATTCCTGACGATCAGCACAAATTATATGAAGCCGGAAAATACAACGATGTTCCGGTTTTGATTGGCTACAACTCCGACGAAGGTGCCAGTTTTTCAAGGGAAAAAACTCCGGAAGAATACTTTGCCGGTGTTAGAGCCAGATATGGAAAATTTGCCGAGGAGCTGATCAAAGCTTATCCTGCAGCGGAAAACTCGGTTCCGAAAACGGCACGCGATTTGGCTCGCGACGCCGCATTTGGCTGGCAAACCTGGGCTTGGGCAAATCTGCAATCGAAAACCGGAAAATCGAAAGTGTACTACTATTATTTCGATCAGCATCCTGACTATCCGAAAGAATCGCCTAAGTATGGCTACGGTTCTCCGCATGCGCAGGATGTTTCGTACGTTTTTCAGCATCTGGACACCAAAAATCCGGAAACAACTAAGTCTGATCTGGAGATTTCGGAAGCCATGGCAACCTATTGGACGAACTTTGCCAAATATGGCAATCCTAATGGTGATGACTTTCCTGAGTGGCCAGCTTTCAGCGAAGCAAATCCAAAGGTGATGTATTTCAGTCAGAAACCTTTTGTAGGATCGGTGCCAAGCGCTGAGTCGTTGAAAGTTCTGGATCGATATTTCGAATGGAGACGTTCGCCGGAAGGTGAAGCGTGGGCCAAATAG
- a CDS encoding DUF3237 domain-containing protein, which produces MKITYWISAVLLVAMAFASFGASAQNANSGKAEGQYKDFKTELMWEAKVKIANMINVGESKRGVRRVIPIAGGTFSGPKIKGEVLPGGEDWQLVRPDGDTELNARYLLKTDDGIVIQVINQALMHAPSAGEEGGFYVKSVIDLEAPTDSKYNYLNHAIFLGTLTVPQLKPNEEPYVIIGVYKLL; this is translated from the coding sequence ATGAAGATTACATATTGGATATCGGCTGTTCTGTTGGTGGCTATGGCTTTTGCTTCGTTTGGTGCCTCAGCACAGAATGCAAATTCCGGAAAAGCGGAGGGGCAATACAAGGATTTCAAGACCGAATTGATGTGGGAAGCAAAAGTGAAAATTGCGAACATGATCAACGTAGGCGAAAGCAAGCGCGGAGTCCGACGAGTTATCCCGATTGCCGGAGGAACATTTAGCGGACCAAAAATCAAGGGCGAAGTATTGCCCGGTGGCGAGGATTGGCAATTGGTGCGACCCGATGGCGATACTGAGCTGAATGCACGATACCTGTTAAAAACCGATGATGGTATTGTAATCCAGGTGATTAATCAGGCGTTGATGCACGCTCCGTCAGCGGGTGAAGAAGGTGGTTTTTATGTGAAATCGGTTATCGATCTGGAAGCTCCAACTGACAGCAAATACAACTACCTGAACCATGCTATTTTTCTGGGAACGCTTACAGTACCCCAACTAAAACCCAATGAAGAGCCTTATGTAATCATCGGAGTTTACAAATTATTATAA
- a CDS encoding glycoside hydrolase family 43 protein has product MNIKKQISILLFIACMGFSQWTKADYPIVSHRHLADPGSLVYKGRVYLYCSNDDENPGDEKSGYQMKSIVCVSSSDLKNWTDHGIVFSVPKNCSWASFSWAPSPVERDRKFFLYFGNSGNGIGVAVADNPLGPFVDPLGKPLIETSTPGVMPAEHMWLFDPMTFIDDDGQAYMYFGGNGDDNVRVIKLNRDMISVDGPAIHLKAQNFFEASWMHKNNGIYYFSYSANPRAQMRIDYMKSTSPTSGFTYGGAVSKQPPLNDNNNHQAIFKLNGEWYQAYHNRVVAKQANIPPVYKRNLCIDQFKHNTDGTIDTMKNTVDGVAQLAFLNPFERVEAETMSAQSGIYTEPRGLGGKAGGMDVCNIENGDWIKVRGVDFGKKGAQKFIASIAGTAGKGQIELRVGDPSGTLIGTCQVTSTGDAQTWKTISCKVNKVTGVQDLYLKFTGGEGKLFNFDWWQFSEK; this is encoded by the coding sequence ATGAACATCAAAAAACAGATTTCAATTTTACTTTTTATTGCATGCATGGGCTTTAGTCAATGGACTAAAGCCGACTATCCAATTGTTTCGCACCGTCATTTGGCCGACCCCGGTTCATTGGTTTATAAGGGAAGGGTTTACCTCTATTGTTCCAATGACGATGAAAATCCAGGCGACGAAAAGTCGGGTTATCAAATGAAGTCGATTGTTTGCGTGTCGAGCAGCGATTTAAAGAATTGGACCGATCACGGTATTGTGTTTTCGGTTCCGAAGAATTGCTCCTGGGCATCTTTTAGCTGGGCTCCTTCGCCTGTTGAGCGCGACAGGAAGTTTTTCCTTTATTTTGGCAACAGCGGAAACGGAATTGGCGTTGCTGTTGCCGATAATCCACTGGGACCGTTTGTCGATCCACTTGGAAAACCACTGATTGAAACCAGCACTCCGGGCGTTATGCCTGCCGAACACATGTGGCTTTTCGACCCAATGACTTTCATCGACGATGATGGCCAAGCCTACATGTATTTCGGTGGAAATGGCGACGACAATGTTCGGGTGATCAAACTGAACCGCGACATGATCAGCGTTGATGGTCCGGCCATTCACTTGAAAGCACAAAACTTTTTCGAGGCGTCGTGGATGCACAAAAACAATGGCATCTACTATTTCTCTTATTCGGCTAATCCGCGTGCCCAAATGCGCATCGATTACATGAAAAGTACCAGCCCGACCTCGGGATTTACCTACGGAGGAGCTGTTTCAAAACAACCACCACTTAACGATAACAACAACCACCAGGCAATTTTTAAACTGAATGGCGAGTGGTATCAGGCGTACCATAACCGTGTGGTTGCTAAGCAGGCCAATATTCCACCGGTGTACAAACGCAATTTGTGTATCGACCAATTTAAACACAATACTGATGGCACCATCGACACCATGAAAAATACCGTTGATGGCGTGGCTCAATTGGCTTTCCTGAATCCGTTTGAACGCGTGGAAGCTGAAACCATGAGTGCCCAATCGGGGATTTATACTGAACCCCGAGGACTCGGGGGTAAAGCCGGAGGAATGGATGTTTGCAACATCGAAAACGGCGACTGGATCAAAGTCAGAGGAGTTGATTTTGGCAAGAAAGGGGCACAGAAATTTATCGCCAGTATTGCCGGTACCGCTGGTAAAGGCCAAATCGAACTTCGTGTTGGCGATCCTTCAGGAACGTTAATCGGAACCTGTCAGGTTACTTCAACAGGCGATGCACAAACGTGGAAAACCATCAGTTGCAAGGTCAATAAGGTCACCGGTGTTCAGGATTTGTATCTGAAATTCACCGGAGGCGAGGGCAAATTATTCAACTTCGACTGGTGGCAGTTTAGTGAAAAATAA
- a CDS encoding serine hydrolase domain-containing protein → MKKVFLIVLVTVCMMRLQPVALAQEVSKLPRSTPELEGVSSAGIIDFINAADTSGLENHSFMMLRHGKVIAEGWWEPYGPDYKHVMFSASKTFTATAVGLAVSENRLKVTDKIISFFPYSLPDSISEYMKGMTVKDLLTMSAGQDPEPSAWSANGDWMTLFLSTAPKYKPGTVFKYNNMATFMLSAIVQQVTGETVFNYLMPRIFKPLGIRGIDWDLNPQGISMGMIGLRLRTEDLAKFGQLLSNGGVWNGKQLIPKEWIKEATAFQIKNSDEPEEKRILSDWGQGYAYQMWRGKNNTVRLDGMGGQFVVLIPDKDAIVVFTANNTNTQKQLDLMHKYLIPAIRSDKPLAPAPALQAEMAKKAAALGITPGFEKSVASGLEKSVSGKEFILSENENKIQSVYFSFKNGDCTFAIKRDNAVSSIKAGGKEWLVSNTLSASLLAPPRTNFSKSVDANYSILKPVIKLAAKYAWTDEKSLEITGRFVEETLGSETIVCKFLEQNNEVRVTIEPKTPARSGRGPGNQQPVVLRGAMVNL, encoded by the coding sequence ATGAAAAAAGTATTTCTGATCGTACTGGTAACTGTTTGCATGATGCGCTTGCAGCCGGTTGCTTTGGCGCAGGAAGTCAGTAAACTTCCGCGAAGCACTCCCGAACTAGAAGGAGTTTCATCAGCCGGAATTATTGATTTTATCAATGCTGCGGATACAAGCGGCCTAGAAAACCATAGCTTTATGATGTTGCGGCATGGAAAAGTTATTGCCGAAGGCTGGTGGGAACCCTACGGCCCTGATTATAAGCACGTCATGTTTTCGGCCAGTAAAACATTTACGGCCACGGCGGTTGGGTTAGCTGTTTCGGAAAACAGGCTGAAAGTGACTGATAAAATCATCAGCTTCTTCCCGTATTCGTTGCCCGACTCCATCAGCGAATACATGAAAGGAATGACGGTAAAAGACTTGTTGACCATGTCGGCAGGGCAGGACCCGGAACCAAGCGCCTGGAGCGCAAACGGCGATTGGATGACTTTATTTTTATCGACAGCGCCAAAGTACAAACCGGGCACCGTTTTTAAATACAACAACATGGCCACTTTTATGCTTTCGGCCATTGTTCAGCAGGTTACCGGCGAAACAGTTTTTAATTACCTCATGCCCCGGATATTTAAACCACTTGGAATTCGCGGAATCGACTGGGATTTGAATCCTCAGGGAATTTCAATGGGAATGATTGGCTTGCGACTTCGTACTGAAGACCTTGCTAAATTCGGTCAACTGCTTTCGAATGGCGGAGTTTGGAACGGCAAACAATTGATTCCGAAAGAGTGGATTAAAGAGGCAACGGCTTTCCAGATTAAAAATTCGGATGAACCCGAAGAAAAAAGAATTCTAAGTGACTGGGGACAGGGTTATGCCTACCAAATGTGGCGCGGCAAAAACAACACGGTGAGGCTCGACGGAATGGGCGGCCAGTTTGTGGTACTTATTCCTGATAAAGATGCCATTGTGGTGTTTACCGCCAACAATACCAACACGCAAAAACAACTCGACCTGATGCACAAATACCTGATTCCCGCCATTAGATCAGACAAACCGCTGGCTCCGGCTCCTGCGCTTCAGGCGGAAATGGCTAAAAAGGCAGCGGCTTTAGGTATTACTCCCGGGTTTGAGAAATCGGTAGCGTCTGGTTTGGAAAAGTCGGTTTCAGGAAAGGAATTTATTCTTTCTGAAAACGAAAATAAAATTCAATCGGTCTATTTCTCCTTCAAAAACGGCGACTGCACTTTTGCCATCAAAAGGGATAATGCGGTCTCGTCCATCAAAGCTGGAGGTAAAGAGTGGTTGGTGTCAAACACTTTATCAGCATCACTGTTGGCTCCTCCTCGCACTAATTTTTCCAAATCGGTTGACGCCAATTATTCCATTTTGAAACCCGTAATCAAATTGGCTGCCAAATATGCCTGGACCGATGAAAAAAGCTTGGAGATTACCGGTCGGTTTGTTGAAGAAACTCTTGGATCGGAAACCATTGTATGTAAGTTTTTAGAACAAAATAATGAGGTGCGAGTAACCATCGAACCAAAAACTCCGGCCCGTTCGGGAAGAGGTCCTGGAAATCAGCAACCTGTTGTTTTAAGAGGGGCTATGGTTAATTTATAG